The Juglans microcarpa x Juglans regia isolate MS1-56 chromosome 8D, Jm3101_v1.0, whole genome shotgun sequence genomic sequence TCTTATGAATGGTGGTGGTGAACGGGATTCCAGAAATAAGAAGGTGATTTCTGATTCATCTTCGAAAGGTGTTAACCATCATCGTGAAGTTTCTTACCTGTCGATCTTAACGAATCCAAGGCAAGAGGGTTCTGGTCCTCAACAGATTTATGGCATTGGTAAATTTAGGAAGGATGAATTGGTGTTGGATGGTGTCAAAAGGAATGATGTTTTGTGGCGGAAGTAGATGGATGGATGGAAGGAAGAATGGTTGGCCTGCTAAGGTGTTGCAGAAAGTTGGAGAAGTCGAAGGGTCTCTGTGGCACGTAAGGGCGGTGTTACTGCTggaaggagaggttggagtcatTGTTGAAGAAGGTAGATGAAGGGTTGGGTTTGTAGCTAAATTTAGTGGataaggaagaaggaaaaaggatGGGGGAGCTGCGGAGTGGGCCTGAGGGTCTTAAAGTTAGGACAGCAGACGGGCCGGATTGAGGCCTAGCAAACAGGCCTCGTCTCTAAAGGGCAAAGCCCTTACTCGAAATACAAGGCTCCAAAAGCCCAAGGGGAATGGAGGCCCAACCCAAGGGCTCGGTGACTCCGACAGGCACTTCGACGTCACAAACAGGGTTGATGGCGGAAGGCGAGTCTTCGAGAGGCTCTTCGATAGGGGATTATCCTACGATGACTCTTCATTTACTTAGATCTGAGAATCGGAACCCTGAGGAGGCCCAATTCTTCATCTGATTGGGTGATGAGGAAAGTGGATGAAATCAAGGATTGTATGGGAATCTCTTCTGTCAAATTTGAGGAACAATTTAGAGCACTTCTAATAGCTATAGAGGCTGGTCAACCTTCATTGGCTAGATCCGCTCTAAAGAAGGATTCATTGGCTAGATCTGCTCTAAAGAAGGAGAGGGAATTGAAGAGGTTATCGTGTTCCGTTAATTATAATACAAAGGGAGGAAGTGCCTTTAGAGATAAAGGCAAGGAGAGGATTGTTCATAGTCATCAATGAAACCAGCAATCATCTCTTGGAATGTGAGGGGGCTAAACGACTATAGAAAACGTCTTCGGGTAAAGAATATGATTCGAAAGTGGAGTGCTGATGTTATTTGTTTCCAAGAAACCAAGCTGAAGTTAGTTAATCAAACAATTGTGAACAGTTTATGGAGCTGTCAATGTGTGGGATGGGTTGAATTAGTTTCGAAAGGGGCTTCAGGTGGTATCATTGTTATGTGGGATAGGAGGTTAATGGAGTTGGTATATCATTATGTGGGAGAGTTTATGGTTGCTTGCCGTTTCAAAAGTGTGGATGATGGATTTGATGGGCTTTTGCGGGGATTTATGGTCCTAACGTGGATAATAGTAGGACTattttatgggatgaaatggCAGGTGTTTGCTGCTGTTGGGATGTTCCTTGGTATTTTGGAGGGGATTTCAACATTACACAGTTCCCTAGCAAGCGAGTGGGGATAATTATTTCTCGCATGCCATGAATGCCTTGTCAGATCTGATTTTTGAGCTTGGTTTGATCGATCTAATGATGGTTGGTGGGGATTTTACGTGGTCCAATGGAAGGGCATGGTCTAGGCTGGACAGATTTCTGGTTTCAGCTTCTTGGGAGGTTCGTTTTCCTGATTTGAGGCAGAAAAGGTTACCGAGAATGTGTTCAGACCATTATCCTATTATGCTGGAGAATGGGGGCACTTTTAGAGGgctaatgtattttaaatttgaaaatatgtggttggaGGCTGAGGGTTTTGTGGATAGGGTGAGGTCGTGGTGGTCTTCATACTCTTTTTCTGGTACTCCAAGCTTTGTACTGGATGGTAAACTTAAAGCATTAAAAACAGATTTGAAGTGGAATGTCAAGGAGTTTGGGaacacagaaaataaaaggaaacttttgTTGCAGCAGTTGCAGAGTTTGGAGGAAAGGGAGCTGCTAGGGAAATATCCGGAGAGGAATTGGACAGAAAAAAAGTGGTGGTGGATGAATTAGAGAAAGGTGACAAGTGCACGAAAGTTTTTCACCGTATGGCAAACTTTCTTCGAAGAAATAATGCTTTTGAGGTTCTTCATGTTgttgaaaacatcatttcatattaAGAGGTAATTAAAGATGACATTGTCAATTTCTATGAGAAGTTGTTTAGCGAAGGATACTCGTGGCGACCAAAGCTTGATGGACTATTTTTTTACTCTATTGATCAGGCAAGTTCAGAATGGTTATAGAGGGCTTTTGAAGAGGATGAACTTCTTGATATGGTTAGAGGAATGGCAAGGGATAAGGCTCCGAGTCCGAATGGTTTCTCAATGGTTTTCCTTCAATCTTGTTGGGATATAGTGCGGGATGATATTATaaaggtttttcttgaattttatacgtttatgaaatttgagaaaagttttaATGCTACATTTATTGCACTTTCACAAAAAGGTAGGGGCTGTGGAGATGCGggattttcggcctattagtttggtgaaTGGGGTATACAAGATAATCTCTAAGATGTTAGCTAGTCGCATGAGTGTGGTGTTGGGGAATATtatattgaaatctcaaaatgcctttgtaaaAGGGAGACGAATTCTTGACTCGGTTTTAGTTGCTAACAAGTATGTGGACAGCAGAACTAAATCTAATGAATCTGGAATTCTGattaaattggacatggaaaaagcaTATGACGATGTTAGTTGGGATTTTCTCTTGTATTTGCTTGGGAGatatggttttggagagaaatggtgtatgtggatcaAACATTGTATTTTGACGTCGAGATTttccattttggtgaatggcaccCCGGTTgggttttttaatagttaaCGTGATTTGAGACGAGGAGATCCgctatctccttttctttttgtccttGTCATGGATGCGTTGAGTAGAATGTTGGAAGCTGCGGTAGAAGGAAGGTACTTGTCAGGTTTTGAGGTGGGAAATGAGGAACGGAATAGCATAAATTAGCTCATCTTCTTTTTGTCGATGACACTTTGATTTTCAGTGAGTCCAACCAAGAACATATTCAAACTTTGAGAGCCttcttgttatgttttgaagctgtctcaGGTCTCGAGATTAACCTAAACAAGTATGAAATTGTACCTGAGTGCCATAGGCAATATTTCagatttggctaatattttgAAGTGTAAGATTTCTTCACTACCtctgaagtatcttggtcttcccttgggtgcttcaaatatgttttgatatgggatggggtgattgagaagattgagagaaggttggctggctggaaaaagttatatttgtttaaaggggaaagaattattttgataaagagTACGTTGACTAATCTTTCTAcgtattttctttcacttttccctTTCCTGGCTGGGGTTGCTAGAAGAATTCAGAAAATTTATTGCAGTTTCTTATGGGGAGGAATAGGAGAGGAAAAGAAGTTTCATTTGGCTAGTTAGAACAAGGTTTGTCAACCGGTTTCTTGTGGAGGATTGGGGGTGagaaatttgaggttgtttaataaagcactcattggaaaatggctttggagatatcatgaagagagagagagaggctttaTGGAAGAATGATGTTGttgttaaatatgggagtgggtgggggattggtgttctaatgaaatTAGAGAAGCGTATGGGttgagtttatggaagtttattaggaaaggttgggggAGTGTGAAAACATGTTGTACGGAGGTTGAATACTCATTTGGTAAAAACAATTCTCCGTACAGCCAAAATTAGACGATGGAAAACAACCATTTTTCTCTCCAATGAGGTTGGGTGGTCTATGATGGCAAGTTTACGACTGAGTTTTGAGGTGTTGGTGTGATTAGGATGGGATTCTCTAAAGATTTAGTGATAGAATCGAAAGTTTTTTCACTTGAGAAAGATGGAGGTTTCTTCCTTATCACAGAGAGAAGCTGGAAGGTGATGACTAAGTTGACACTAGGGTTCTCTATGGTGCAATGGTTGGCCAAGGCATTGGAAGATTGCTGAAGGGAGAAAATAAGGATTTTTACACCACGGTCAGGGAAGGCAACTGCAACTTCATAGTGCAACAGTGCACCAATGTTTTCAGGCTGTTACATGGCGGTGGTGGCAAGCGAAACTTTATCTTCATACCTAAAGAAAAGGGTAGTGGATGGAGAAGGATAGGGGAGGCCTTGGGAGTTTACAAAGGGAGAAGCACCTATAGAAGACCATCGGCGCTGGTGATTCAGCCGCAAAAACACTCATACAAGGAGGCGTTGATGCTGTTGCAAGAAAGGGCAACAGACATGGTGCTAGCAAAGTTCCTTGTACCACATAGTGGTAGGGTGGTGGTGGCAAGCCTGTTGTCGGCATGGCATTGGAGGATGTACATAGTACGTTGATGGACGTGAAGGCACAGTTGGCAGGCGTTTAGTTTTAAGTAGATTGGCTAATACGGTGCATAGAGGATAAAGGAGAATCAGGGGTGGGCCTGGAAAGACATGGGCTTAGTGTGGGCCTAGGAGAGGAGAAAGCTGGTTTATTGAAACGTTAGATGGGCAGCGAAAAAGGGCTTAGGCTCAGAAGTCGTTGGACCCAGCAAGGCTTCAGTAGCCAGTGTGGTGGGATAGAGCAGCTCATGTGGGCCTAGCAAGGTGGGTCAATCGTCTGGGCCTTGGCCCGTGGGGCACAACGCAAGAAAGGAAAAACTTGGGGCCCAGCCTGTGTAGAGAATCTGAAAGGGGGGTGACCCACGACCCCTATCGACAAGAGGCTTGCATCCTCGCCGGAAGAGTTGGCAGGAGCCCAGCAACCAGCCAAAGaactaggggtgggcaaaaTTTTCGAACTCTGAACTTCGTCTGAGTTCCGACAAGGCTTCGACTCCAATGGAGCCGGAATTTgcggaattcggagtcggagttacTCTGATTCCAatagtcggagtcggagcccacatGGGCTCTAAACTCCGACTCTTTTGTAAATATCGGGTTTTTTTTGTTCCAATCTCGAGCAAACATCACACATATTGTTCGCTCGAGCCCATTTTCTACTCCGATTGGAGCTCCAACTTcgagctccgaactccgactccaatcGAAGTCAGAGTTGGAGGGGGCTTTGACCTCCGACCCcggtcggagtcggagctcggAGGTCAGAGTTGGAGCCCACCCCTACGAGGAACCCTTGACGGAGGCCCAAAGGGTACCGGCAACAGTCAAGGAGCTGACGACAGTAGTTCTTGAAAGAGAGCTGGAATTTTCTCTACCACCTTGTGTCGGGACTCTGGCATATTGTGGCCAGACGCTGCCAACGAACAGCAAGGAAGCTCTTTCCCTTTCGGCGGAGGCTCTACAGTAGCTTGAGTAGCATATCGAGACATGAGCAGCAAGGAAATCTCACGATGATGCACACAATGATGCTTTTCCCCTCTTTGGaaatgatgaggaagatgttaaTGGGCGGCCACAAATGCTTAGCAGAGGAGGCGATGGGGACGCCATTGGACCCGTAATGGGTTACTAGAGAGGGGGTGCCCTTACCCCTGAACTGCATGTTACCAAACGAGTCTAGTGTGTCTGATTGGGTTCTACTTAAGGTGAAGGAAATTCAACATCGTGTGGGGATGGAGTGTGAGGGATTTGAGAAACAGTTTATGGCTTTACTTACTGCCATAGAGGTGGGTCACACTCAACTTGAGAAATCTAGGTCTAAGAAATAGAGGGAGCTAAAAAGACTTACGTGGTCATTGAATTATGAGGGCAGCTCAAGCCAAGATAGATCCAAAGGTAAGGGGATAGTATCTTCTATATGAAGCCCAAAATTGTGTCTTGGAATGTCCGCTGGCTTAACGAGGCCAACAAGCATCTTCATATCAGAAATTTGCTTTGTGAATGGAAGGCGGACATAGTATGCTTACAAGAAACCAAGTTGCGTGTGAGGAAGCGCAGGGTGATTATACtagattggtgctgcatgtgtaagaaaTCCGGCGAGACTGTAGAtcatctcttactacattgCGAGGTTGCTAGAGCACTGTGGAATGAAGTGTTCGGCCAAGTAGAGTTTAGCTTGGGCATTATACAATGGTTGAGTTTTTGGCCAGCTGGACACATACAGAAGGTATTCTACAAATCAAAGTCATGTGGAAGATGGTAcctatctgtattatgtggtgcctGTGGCAGGAGCGAAACGACCGGAcgtttgaagataaggagcgtTCACTAGCAGAACtaagatctttattttttagaattgtattcctatgggccatagctgtagactttaatggccttgattttcatggctttcttgtttctattgctacgacctagataggtcttacCTCTTGAATACCAtctcgtgtacttgggctatgtctatcATTATtatacaatcgtttacttataaaaaaaaaaaaaaggttgaggatattaaatttaaagtgGGGGAAGGGAAGAtgattctcttttggcatgacatttggtGTGAGGAATCAACTCTTAAAATCagattttccatctctttaCAGGATTGCAAGGGATAATGTTGCAGATTATCTTCGATGTAcggataataatattctatggaATGTTGACTTTATTAGAGATGCAAATGACTGGGAAGTGAATGTTGCTTTAGACTTTTTGGGaagaatttataattcaaaagtgaTGCAAGGAAGAGAGGACAGGCTACTGTGGGACCAAGCTGGAAATTTCAGGTTTTCAGTTAGTTCTTTTTGTAAGGTGCTTAATTGTCATTCTAGCTGTGTATTCCcctggaaaagcatttggagggtGAAGGTACCTGCTAAGGTGGTGTTCTTCAGTTGGGTGGTTGCTCTGGGGAAAGTATTGACCACGGATGACCTTAGAAAACATGGTTTGTGTattgctgattggtgtgtcatgtgcaagaaagatggtgaatctgtaaattatctttttttacattgtgaggtgtcaaagtctttgtggaatgaggttatTGGTCGGACAGGTTTAttttgggtgatgcctaaggagGTTATGGATCTTCTTGCATATTGGTGTGGCTTTGAGGCAAGGAAATGTGTAACTGGCAGATGGAGAGTGATTCCTTTGTATTTAATGTCGTGTCTATGGCTGtaaaggaatgagagatgttttgaagacagagcattcttttgaagatcttcagaattttttcttttctactttgagtttgtgggctaagatctttgtaaggaatgatgataatgtactgaatctgtttctgttttagttttcctgctttctagagtgtagtaggtatttcctttgtatacatcctgtgtacttgggctgtgcctattcttggtaataaaatttcttattaataataaaaaaatgagattttatttatttatttcacaaaCATGGCCTAAATCTTCCGTGTGCAAGGACGTACAATAAGTCAACTAAGATTCAACCTTGTCCCTACATCTACATTTTTTGGGGATAGGCATTTCTGACCCCAATTTGTCGTGCTCTCGTGTCAAAGAATTCTAAGTATTCCCCGATGCTGTTATATTGCAAATTTGTTCTCTAACTTTGGCCACATTACCCAACGATTTATTGTTCACGTGTTCTCATGTTATCTTTAGTTTTAGAGGCATTATGTTTAACAATGTTGCTtccatattttgtaattttagcAAACTGTTGTTTTGTTTGCATCTTTCTTGTCTGAAAGTTACAAGCAATTTATAAATTGCTATCATCAAACAAGTTGATTATGATGGATTATTGAATTACATCATCTCTCTAGTTCCTGACTTGTAACTAGGTTTCTGCATTtttacttcctatgtacttgggctatgcatatttacttgtcttaataaaactttcttatctatcaaaaaaaatttattgaattacATCATGATTCAAGCCTCTTCCACCTTTCTTTAATAGATGTGGTCAATAATCTGTCTCAAAAAGTTTCTTCAAGTATATGTGcaagttacttataaaaaaaaaattcttcaagcATGATCCACTTTTGATTATCTCTACCCATGCTCTTTTGAATAGGTAAAAATTGTACATATTTGTGAGGTAACGCTAACAAAACGATTGATGGAATTTGAGAATACAGATTCAGGGAGCTTAACGGTAAGTCTCACTCCTATTAGAACATGATGCACCACGCTTTATTGAacacattttaaaaattttgatatttgttaCTTTCTTTAGTGATTACTTTTGAGGCATGCTATAACGTCTCATGATATGAAAAGTTCTAAGAAGATTTTGTCAATTCTAACTTCAAGTTAGTGTGTATTTGTCAATCTTAATGGGTTTCAATGGCTTTTATTCTGCTTACCAGAAATGGCTGGAGGAGGAGGAAGTTTGGGCATTGCCTTTATTTGGCCTTTTCTATCTCTTCAATTTCTAGTAAGCAGAATAAAAGCCATTAAGATTCAACCTTCAAGActaaataaatcttttaaattCTAAGCCTGACCCTTCACATTTTCTCTAACCTTCAGCCCCTGAAACCTTTCAAGAAACGTCATAGAAGCTCTCTGGTGCTGCTTTCCTACATCAAAACATTGGCCTTtcattaaacaaaatttttattgatcatgtGATAGACTAAAGCCTTagtatatgggacatatacaagagcattgCCTATGCGTGCTAGTTTAGCGATGCAAGGAAGTCATGAAAAGACATGCCAGTAACATTGGCCTTTCATTGACCATAACAGCGAATTATTAGTTACATTTTTTAACATGTAAACTTAATTCATAGAAGTTTGTCTCTACCAGTCGTAAATGTTGCGTACTTGTTACAGTTGCCGGAGTGTATTCTTGATGATAATGCACCATTGTTCAGCTTGTTAGTTTTTACAAGAAGTTTGGTTTAACCAACATCATTGTTTAGATAAAATGTTGTGCTTGCAGGAACTTGATTCTGTTATAGTAAGAGGTTGAAGGTTTTATTTGTATATTGCTTTCTAATAGGTTGAGGAGTTGATTAAGAATGCTTCAGAGGTTAAGGCATGCGAGCTATCAGAGGATAGGTCTCTCAAGTCTGGGGAAGTGCTGTGTGAACATAAAAATAGTGGGAAACATCATTTTGCTCATGGACTTTGCAGAAGTTGTTACGAAGACGTAACTCCTCTATCTTTTTTCATCTGTCCATGCTCTTCATCAAGCTTTGCTTCTTCATGTTCATGCTTGTTTGTTGATGTAGTTTGTTGAACTTTCTGGGGGACTGCATGGTGGGTCAGAACCTCCTGCATTTCAGCGGGCTGAAAGGGAGAGAATAGCCATGGAATCTGCTAATAACCAGGGGGACAAATCGAATGTTTTCTTAAAGCCTTCGCTAGGGTCAGAAAACATTGAACAGGTAACTGAAATGGTTGGTCCTATCTTGCCATTTCTAACTTCTTTAttgtttgtatttgtttttttatgtttatgttaatAAGTTTGAAGTAAATAGGTAATTTATGTATTAGAGAGAAATGGAGGGTGAAGGCTCATGTCTTCTATTCCCATCTAGActgaaaataaacaatttggAGTATTAGTTTGGATCTATTCCATGTCTGTCTTCTAGCATATTACTGATTCTCAGAAGTTATCAACATGTATGCCTAAATtccaatttattattaataacttaatttttgcTTCTTTTATCTGATTTATTTTCTAGCTTGAAAGAAGCCAAAGGGCAACCAAGAATGAACGATTGGATCTGAAAGAGAATGATAGTAATTGTAAGTGTTACATGAAAATACTTTTAACAGAAGTTAAAAGTAGATCCTAGTCCTGTACTTTTGTACAACAACACATCTGCAAGCAATTTATATTGAGTAATATTCAATCTCAGCTGCTGCCATTGGAGATCAGATTGAAATAGATGGTGTTTCTGATGCATGCCAGAAATCCATGGGTACAAGTTTGGTCAGTGATGATGAATCAGATGGCCTTTCTGATATTGATGATGTTGAGGTATGTAGCTTATTGCATTTACCATATAGATTTGTACCTCATTGTAGATTATGTTTGTCTCATGAGTGGTGTGCACATGCCGCACAAAGATTTTCAACTAGGTGCAGGAGTGGAACAATATATGCCCTTTATGTACTTTCAGTTGTTGTCATATGAGTATCTTTATGAGGAAGCTTTGGGTCGACAATATCATCACAAAGGGGTGCAACCCAAGAACACAAGGTGATACAAGAGGAGCACCTATACAGAGTGGTGAAAGAAAACATGACATAAAATCTAATAAGAACCACGACTAGAAGTATTATGAATTCTGAATTTTATAgctaaaaaatatgtatatactaTTAAATATAAGAATGTCCAAGATATGGTATAAATACAAAAACTCATCCCATCAATAATAATATCCCTTGTCAggaattctatttttttgtgaGTTCGAATCTTAAGGGATTAATTCTCATGGTTTGAAAATCCTTTAGATGAgcaccattaaaaaaagaaaaaaaaaaaaaaatcttttgatgaGCAACCAAAGTCATTGTGTCAGTTAGATGTTACATTTTctttgtcccaaaaaattatGCGTAGTAATATTTATAAACACAATTATGCATAGTAATATTTACTTATGTTAGGAATGTGTTAATGTATGTATTGCTAGGTGAGTGGCTATCTCAACAATGAGGAGGAGATGCGTTTCAAGAAGATTATCTGGGAGGAAATGAACAAAGAGTATCTTCAGGTTAAAGATTCATTGCCACTTTGAATAtgcttttttatgaaaacaaagcataaatattctgacactatatgttgatctttcttgataataaaatttactgtAGTCTCTATGGTTTCCAGGAACAAGCAGCAGCTGCTGCTGCTAAGATGGAAAGTCAGGCCAGCTTTCAGAACTCTTCTGATGAATTGCGAGCCGCACATGAACTAGCTGCAGCAGCTGCGGCAGCTGTTGCAAAGTCAAGAAAGGTGCTCTTTTATATGTCATATGTTGCACCACATTTTCGATTCATAGAACTCCTCAATTTTGATTGCCCATATCAGTGAAAAGACATCTTGAAGTGTGGTTGATTTTGTTAGAACGTGAATTTCATGCATTATGTGACTGAAGTTATGGTGAAGTTTTCATATCAAACACAATGTTTGAGATCAAATAATGTCTGTTACAAGTTTTGGCTAATTTGTAGCCAATATTCTGGACTAAATACTTGTCAAGTTTAGATAGGGCACTACCTTGTGTTGATCCTGCAGGCAGGGCCCTGGCATATGTGATCCGCTGATTCTAAACACTGCACTTTTTTTTCCaactaaaaaatgaaaaggaaaaggctTGACCCTGTGCAGTTTCTCTTGACAGTTGCTTATACTGTTGTTAAGATTCCTTCAAATATCTGCTTGTCAGTTAAACACAAAATGAATGTTTCTGCCTAAATAGTCTTTTAGCATGATGTACTCTCCTATCAACTGCCGGCATTTCATTTGTGTAtcctctctatttatttatgattgtGTTGAAGTAATAGTTTTGCTTGTCTTGTAATTCTTATTGCAAATTCTTTATCTTCTAATGATACCTTGACATGTTTGGTTTCCTATAAATTAGGAGCGGAAACGAAAACAAGATGTGAATGCCAATCCTGCTCAAACTGCTGCAGAAGCAGCTCATCAAATGCTGATCAAGAAGGTAAGTCTTGTAGTACTCAATATGTAAAATGGCTATGGAGCCTGTGGTATTTTGATCACATGGTAATCAACTCAACCAAATTAATCAGAGTTCTATCTTTACTGGTTCATCTATGTCTATTGTTTCCACTTAGCTTGGTTTGGCGCTAGGGGTAAAAAAATTTCCGGTCTCGGTCTGGtctaccaaatttttttttggtcggTTTCGGTCCTTTGTCTATGAGGAATTcggttttcggtccggtccggtccaatgtggattttttggaccggaccggaccgaaaccaACCAAATTAgattgttataaattttttaaatattttatatatataatattttattttatataatagttgtataagttaattatgtaattttcatctaatctactatcattgaccatataaaatgttaaaataatatatgttatcaattaactaatatatcatatgataatatatgttattatatgtacatacatactctattattattaaagtaattaggtaattttttaagATACCTAAGTTGTAAGTAAGCATAAATAATCTATggacaattaaattatttcatattcatTAACCACATATTaaatgttagaattttaatattgGCCATTGTAAATACTGAAGTACTAAGTGAGTAACTATTAACatcatagatataattataattaattattttttttaatgagttagttacataaccCACATTAAAGagttcacttaattttaattttactaatttaattaattttttgtattaactAATTTtcctgaaaaagaaaagaggaaaaaaaatgtacctAACTCATATGGACCGCATTGGACCGACCGGACCGATAGCTAACAGTTTGGTCCGGTCCTTAGGGGTAATCGGTCTGGTCGGGAAAAATCatggaccggaccgattacacccctatttGGCGCcgtattttcttctttaatattCATTTCAGTGGTGGTCTTGTTTTCAGACATAAACACCGTTATGTTTAttactttagttttttttttttttttaattgcccGTGGTAATGCCTCTGTTCTGACTGCACACATTGTTCATGTTAATAGAGACTCAGTTCGAAAATCAACTACGATGTATTGGAGACACTCTTTGCAGAAAAGGTAtgcttattttcttttgtttttatggtTAAAGTCTAAATTATgatgggatatatatatatatatatatatctaatatagtATATCCTCATGCACACATAATTCCTTCTTGAACCTGGCTGTAGCAATAAAACAAGCTTTGAGAGGGTATGATATACATTACCACTTCTTACTCTTACAATTCATGTATTTTATCCACCAGTTCACATTCCATTCATAATGGTATTCTTCTTAAGTTTATAACATAGGAAAACTGTAAGAGCTCAAGgatttctctccattttaattttttataaacaaaagaTACAGTTTGCAAGAGCAGAACCAATCCCAGCTGCCGGAATCATAAGTGTTGGGTGCGAGGACAATCTAACAAAGCCCTCGTTGAGATGCTGTTTCCATTTCATAGGGAGGGGGGGATCATTTCagatttgaatttgaagattttttgtctttcttaaattttatcactGTTTGTACTTATTATATCTTTATTGATTTCTTGCAGCCATCGTCTGATTCGAATAAAAAACTCAAAGCATCAAATGATGATGGCCATGCCGAAGGGCAAAGTAATGGTGAGAAGGAGCATGACGGGGATATGACAGACAATTATGATGAACTGGGACAAGGGTATGAAAACTTGGAACAAGAAGATGTCAACGGAATGTATGGCAATGAATTGCTTGCGGACTTTGAAAATGAAGAGGATGTTTATGGTTATAACTACAATAATGGTGAAGAGGAATATTGATGCAATCCGATCAGATGCAACTCTCCGAAG encodes the following:
- the LOC121243375 gene encoding transcription factor IIIB 60 kDa subunit-like isoform X1, whose amino-acid sequence is MVFITSCARHKPTVHYDNGCVCCEVCGKVLHQDVFTEEPTFVKGAGGESRVAGSYVKSIQSGYSESFRRTIDKGRDEIDRMVAAFNISGGDSIINPACSFYQIAVERNFTRGRRTEQVAAACLYIACRVARDPKPFLLIDFSEFLGINVYVLGAVFLQLCQLLSLGEHPTIVKPVDPSLYIPRFAEKLLKERNMKVCGTALHIIASMKRDWIQTGRKPSGLCGAALYISALSHGYRFSKSDIVKIVHICEVTLTKRLMEFENTDSGSLTVEELIKNASEVKACELSEDRSLKSGEVLCEHKNSGKHHFAHGLCRSCYEDFVELSGGLHGGSEPPAFQRAERERIAMESANNQGDKSNVFLKPSLGSENIEQLERSQRATKNERLDLKENDSNSAAAIGDQIEIDGVSDACQKSMGTSLVSDDESDGLSDIDDVEVSGYLNNEEEMRFKKIIWEEMNKEYLQEQAAAAAAKMESQASFQNSSDELRAAHELAAAAAAAVAKSRKERKRKQDVNANPAQTAAEAAHQMLIKKRLSSKINYDVLETLFAEKPSSDSNKKLKASNDDGHAEGQSNGEKEHDGDMTDNYDELGQGYENLEQEDVNGMYGNELLADFENEEDVYGYNYNNGEEEY
- the LOC121243375 gene encoding transcription factor IIIB 60 kDa subunit-like isoform X2; this translates as MVFITSCARHKPTVHYDNGCVCCEVCGKVLHQDVFTEEPTFVKGAGGESRVAGSYVKSIQSGYSESFRRTIDKGRDEIDRMVAAFNISGGDSIINPACSFYQIAVERNFTRGRRTEQVAAACLYIACRVARDPKPFLLIDFSEFLGINVYVLGAVFLQLCQLLSLGEHPTIVKPVDPSLYIPRFAEKLLKERNMKVCGTALHIIASMKRDWIQTGRKPSGLCGAALYISALSHGYRFSKSDIVEELIKNASEVKACELSEDRSLKSGEVLCEHKNSGKHHFAHGLCRSCYEDFVELSGGLHGGSEPPAFQRAERERIAMESANNQGDKSNVFLKPSLGSENIEQLERSQRATKNERLDLKENDSNSAAAIGDQIEIDGVSDACQKSMGTSLVSDDESDGLSDIDDVEVSGYLNNEEEMRFKKIIWEEMNKEYLQEQAAAAAAKMESQASFQNSSDELRAAHELAAAAAAAVAKSRKERKRKQDVNANPAQTAAEAAHQMLIKKRLSSKINYDVLETLFAEKPSSDSNKKLKASNDDGHAEGQSNGEKEHDGDMTDNYDELGQGYENLEQEDVNGMYGNELLADFENEEDVYGYNYNNGEEEY